The genomic segment aaaaccatggtaaccaaaaattacgcaatggacacacccaaatcgccatgtttttgtaccagactgtttcatgttgcaagttgaattcctcgctaaattcatgccaagattattaatacgtaaggaaaagagatgccagtgatagaataaagcgtgtaggtgagttattacgcattaaaagatccgtattgcctcccaacagggcagtttcgtaggaaggagaaatgtgtaaagatggatttggccaaattgcgacctattcactgcccaaaggtggttaaaactaggggaaacctgcagtataggtctttatccagcaccacagcatcaTACAGCCACATCGAGCTATCCCCGAGTTAGCCAGAATCgctcatgtgctgggattcccacttcgtgtgaaaaagcagacagcaaaataagaccgctaaagtttaactgatggttgatttcgacaataaaacttaactctagcaaaattcaccactaagagtcttcttttTCTGGCGTTTTATCACAATTTGGTAGTATGCCATTACCGGTCTCgtgcctttcaggagctctggctaatcctgggatagctggatgtggctgtacgctgctgtggAGCTGGGTAAAGACGTATACTGTAAGTTttccctagttttaaccacctttgggcggtgaataggtcgtaatttggccaaatccatttttacgcatttctctttccttcgaaactgccctgttgggaggcagtacgtatcttttaatgcctaataactcacctgcacattttattctatcactggcatctattttactcacgtattaataagtcttggcatggatttagcgaggaattcaacttgcaacatctagcaatctggtacaaaaacatggtgatttgggtgtggtccattgcgtaatttttggttaccatggttttgaaactgctctatggACCATGTTGACTTTTTTTATATAGGAGGATAACATGGCATTTGGAAAACCAACCAAGTGAGTAACTGCATTTGAGACACCAAAAGTCAAACAACATAATATCCTTTATTAGGTATTGGAGATTATCACCGTCAAAAACACAGTTTTCTAGTTGGGATGATGCTGTACATCAAGCATCAGAAGAGTATGGTCACCGAATGGTATGTTGTGATCTAATGTCACCAGACTATAGTTCTCCACTAACACTTATCCCAGTAGAGGATTAAAATGCATGTAAACTATAAGTGTTAAGCATTTAGAGTTTTAATATTAACACCCTATTCACACTACCTTAGTGCGAATCAACAAGCCAGCAGGCACAAGACAAGGTGGGTTGGCCTGAGACGATATACATTGTGAACTTTTTCTGGGATACTCAATTTGGGAACATAAATAATTTGGATATCAGCCAGGATTTCCTATTATGAAAATATTGTACACTTGTTTTAGCTCATTATTATTCTGCGTGTGTTCCCGAGTTCTTATTAGATACAGTAAAGAACCAACCCATGTTGTAAAATCCAGGGTCGAAAACACGCAAAGCAGACACTATTTGGAGTCAAAATTTTCATTCCTCAGTGGCCCTAGCTTCATCCACCAAAAAGTTTGCATAACTCTGTTACTGTGGACACTAGAAAATAAGTCCCACAGGTTCATTTAGAACATAAACTGAGCTGGATAATTTAGTGATGTGTTGTCAATGTGCACTTGTTCTGCATGCTGTTGTGTATTGATCACATAATGTTTGCACTATGTTTCATCCTCAACAGCACAACCTATGCTGTGATAACTGTCACTCTCATGTTGCTCGAGCTCTTAACCTGATGCAATACAATGGATCACATTCTTGGAACATGTTTAAACTCTGGTTCTTTGTTATGGTTTATGGAAAATATGTCAGGTAGGTACAATCTTATTACAACTGTACAACCATGCATCCTTGTCTTCTAGTTTTGCAGGGTTTCTGAAGACATGGGTGCCTTTTATTATTGTGTGCGTCATTGTTGGTATAATTGTGGGATGTTCAGTTGGACTGTCTCGACATTGACTTAATATATTTCAACATTTCTGTATCTTTAAtaatatttgtaattgtactgtTGTTAATGTCAATACAACTGCCATTCTGAACAAGTTATTATTTGTTGTATGgtacaaaaagaaaaataagtaCATTTTAAACCTCAAGTGCTTAAATGAACTATCTAGGGTCATTCATTTCATAAGAAAACAGTAACCTTGAACTGCATGTGTACCAGCTGTTAGTGGTGGCAATCGTAGTTACCATAGCTTAAGAGCCAAACTTGTTCACCAACTGATGGATTCTCTGCAATACCTACATTTTCTTATTCAGTATGTTTGCTATAGAGAGTCTCACTGCTTGGGTTTTAATTTAGACCTACACCGGCAATTTAAAAGGGCTTGAATACTTAATAATGTTATGATATATGCAGCTACAGTTGGCTGAAATGTACTTAGAGAGAATGAAGCAAAACTTGTCTGGAGAGGTCAAGGCGTAAATGGTGAGCCACTGCTTGAAATGTATGAAGGTTTTTTTATAGTTATCTGTTGATGTTTGAATGTTTCTTGATTCATTGACACTTGTTTTCCAGGTTAATGTTTGATGGTTGTATTGTTGACCAACCCAACGTGGAGTTATCTCTTTTACAGACTATACCCAGTGAGTTATCACAGAATGGGAATAGATACCAATCTAACTAActagtgtgcagtgtgtgtagtTTAGTGTGTACATTTTGAAATCCACTTTTATGTGTTTGTACACATATTGTACTCCCAACCTATTCACACCATTGTTTTCACCACAGACAAGGGCACACAAGATATCCCTTCTGTTGTGCTAGATGAACTGAAACTACTACGGGTTTGTGTATCGTTACATACCTTGTGtagtcatcatcatcactttcATTTCAGACTCTCCTCTCTACACAAGGAGGTGGCAGTTTTCATAGATGACTACCTCAACAAAAACTCTGGGGTGTTCACCCCTGTGATGCTGTCAGTACAAGCCTCAGATTGACAATGTGGATGAGGTGGTCAAAATTACATCAATTATCATGTCATGTGTGCTATATCAACTGTTCACAGGTTGTTATTGTTATGGATCACTAATGGAAGGTGCTACTAGGTAGAGCTAGTCTTACTACAGTCAGAGGATAAAGAATCAACTATTGTGTATGAACACAACAAGTACCAGAGTACTATAATAagtactaccaagagttcataatattatatatacaagtactaTAATATTtgcaaattactctaatagaacatacacaatGTTAGAGCATACACTACTGCCTatgtgtacaatgcatttgatgCTATTCCAATGTACATGCAACTTGTTGCTTTATTGCAAGAGAAATCACCAGCTCAAATGAGTTACTGCAATCCCTAGTCTGGCAGGGCCCATCCCCATTGTATTATTTTTCAACAAGAGTCCAATGGCTCTAGCTTGTGACAGACTTACACTCACATACGGACAGTTCATTATGTGATCTAGTTTGTTTACCTGTTTAATGGTACTTGTGCTACTATTTGTGCTTATAGTGGTAGAACCAATCAAATCGCAGTATCCTaagcattaattttgtgacgTAAACCGCACAACTACCATATTGACTACTATGACCTTACACTATGAGTTCTTCTAGTTACTGCCAATACTGCCATATAAGCAAAGGGGTGGGTGCTGCCATACAATGCCATCTTCTTGCCTACAGCCGATGGACCTATACTTAccattttatttttgtaattaagCTTGTACCTATTAGTTAAATCTATTGATCGtacattgttttactgtagctgTGATGTTCAGCTCCCTGGGATACTAATTAACTAATCTAATTGTAAATTATAATGATCTCTTTTTCCCAGGTGTAACAGCAGTGCTGTCTTCCCAGTATGataataaatataaataaataacttttaaaatctATCAGTAACAAGCTTCCTATTCCAAAAATCATCAATAAATAGTCAATCAATCAATTGAACAACTGTGTTG from the Dysidea avara chromosome 13, odDysAvar1.4, whole genome shotgun sequence genome contains:
- the LOC136242563 gene encoding transmembrane protein 222-like isoform X2 → MEEGMLTEKEIDAEDNMAFGKPTKYWRLSPSKTQFSSWDDAVHQASEEYGHRMHNLCCDNCHSHVARALNLMQYNGSHSWNMFKLWFFVMVYGKYVSFAGFLKTWVPFIIVCVIVGIIVGCSVGLSRH
- the LOC136242563 gene encoding transmembrane protein 222-like isoform X1 produces the protein MEEGMLTEKEIDAVRQRFPYCIVWTPLPLLSWFIPVIGHMGICTSSGVIRDFAGPYYVSEDNMAFGKPTKYWRLSPSKTQFSSWDDAVHQASEEYGHRMHNLCCDNCHSHVARALNLMQYNGSHSWNMFKLWFFVMVYGKYVSFAGFLKTWVPFIIVCVIVGIIVGCSVGLSRH